From one Thermomicrobiales bacterium genomic stretch:
- the glmU gene encoding bifunctional UDP-N-acetylglucosamine diphosphorylase/glucosamine-1-phosphate N-acetyltransferase GlmU produces the protein MDSDGSTSSTEPPDSRPDEGGNADVAVVILTAGRGTRMRSALPKVLHPIAGLPMIEHVVRAAEAIQPGQIVLTIGPTSASLREPYTDRADIAWQADPLGTGDAARAALPVLRDDIAWVMVIFGDHPIVDPVTLQQLIDQTRAAEPILSTVAVVLDEPGPYGRYRTTGNRIVAIVEAHEDDREYDGPVPVNSGMCLIRAGWLREHVGRLTRSPKGEYYLTELVALAALTEWPRDQVLLVRAEPEVAWGINDRTELARAERVIRERILRRHMLAGVTIVDPASTWIDADVTIGQDTRIEPGTTLRGRTTIGAGCRLGPQTVIEDAVLGDDVTIRASWIEQSEIGNGTDIGPYSHLRPGVRLAAHVHVGNYVEMKNARVGSGTQIGHVSYLGDAEIGERVNVGAGTITCNFDGQNKHQTTIGDDVFVGSDTMLVAPVELGDGSRTGAGSVVTKPVQPGQLVVGVPARPIRRTRRGAAADKPSE, from the coding sequence TTGGACTCAGACGGCAGTACATCCTCCACGGAACCTCCGGATAGCCGGCCAGATGAAGGCGGGAATGCGGACGTCGCTGTCGTCATCCTGACGGCGGGCCGTGGCACACGCATGCGGTCGGCGCTGCCGAAGGTGCTCCACCCCATTGCCGGACTTCCGATGATCGAGCATGTGGTCCGCGCCGCGGAAGCGATCCAGCCCGGCCAGATCGTGCTGACGATCGGGCCAACCTCCGCGTCGCTTCGCGAGCCGTACACCGATCGCGCCGATATCGCCTGGCAAGCCGATCCGCTCGGCACCGGCGATGCCGCGAGGGCCGCGCTACCCGTCCTGCGCGATGACATCGCGTGGGTCATGGTGATCTTCGGCGATCATCCGATCGTCGATCCAGTGACGCTCCAGCAGCTTATCGACCAGACCCGCGCCGCGGAACCGATCCTGTCGACCGTCGCCGTCGTCCTCGACGAACCCGGGCCGTATGGACGCTACCGAACCACCGGCAACCGCATCGTCGCGATCGTCGAGGCCCACGAGGATGATCGGGAATACGACGGACCGGTTCCAGTCAACAGCGGCATGTGCCTCATCCGCGCTGGATGGCTGCGCGAGCATGTCGGCCGGCTGACTCGTAGCCCCAAGGGGGAGTACTACCTGACCGAGCTGGTGGCGCTGGCCGCTCTGACGGAATGGCCGCGAGACCAGGTCCTGCTGGTGCGGGCCGAACCAGAGGTGGCCTGGGGGATCAACGACCGGACCGAGCTGGCGCGCGCCGAGCGGGTCATTCGCGAGCGCATCCTCCGGCGTCACATGCTGGCGGGCGTCACGATCGTCGACCCGGCCAGCACATGGATCGATGCCGACGTCACGATCGGGCAGGACACGCGGATCGAGCCGGGGACGACGCTGCGCGGCCGAACCACGATCGGCGCTGGCTGCCGGCTGGGGCCGCAGACGGTCATCGAGGATGCGGTGCTGGGAGACGACGTGACCATCAGGGCGTCGTGGATCGAGCAGTCGGAGATCGGAAACGGGACGGATATCGGCCCCTACTCTCACCTCCGGCCGGGCGTGCGGTTGGCAGCCCATGTCCATGTCGGGAATTATGTCGAGATGAAGAACGCGCGAGTCGGCAGCGGCACCCAGATCGGACACGTCAGCTACCTCGGGGATGCCGAGATCGGCGAGCGCGTCAACGTCGGCGCCGGAACGATCACCTGCAACTTCGACGGTCAGAACAAGCACCAGACGACGATCGGCGACGATGTCTTCGTTGGAAGCGACACGATGCTGGTTGCGCCGGTCGAGCTCGGTGACGGCAGCCGAACCGGGGCAGGCTCGGTCGTGACGAAGCCAGTCCAGCCGGGGCAGCTCGTCGTCGGCGTGCCAGCCCGACCGATCCGCCGGACGAGGCGGGGCGCCGCCGCTGACAAGCCCTCGGAATAG
- a CDS encoding biotin--[acetyl-CoA-carboxylase] ligase, producing MTWTRIERHAELASTMDRARELAEAGAPAGTVVVADFQTAGRGTRDRIWLAPAGSCLMFTIISRPTIGPASLADMPARVSEAICGYLRATLGLACEVKPPNDIVVDGRKLCGVLCASKIVGERVEHVLIGIGLNTRMSRDQLPLETATSLLIETGGCPGHDELLDGLLSALEEATSDAR from the coding sequence ATGACGTGGACCCGGATCGAGCGACACGCGGAGCTGGCGTCGACGATGGATCGCGCCCGCGAGCTGGCCGAAGCAGGCGCGCCGGCCGGCACGGTGGTCGTCGCGGATTTCCAGACGGCTGGTCGTGGCACACGCGACCGGATCTGGCTCGCCCCGGCCGGTTCCTGCCTGATGTTCACCATCATCAGCCGCCCGACCATCGGGCCGGCCTCACTGGCCGATATGCCAGCGCGGGTCAGCGAGGCGATCTGCGGCTACCTGCGGGCGACACTCGGGCTGGCATGCGAGGTGAAGCCACCGAACGACATCGTCGTTGACGGCCGGAAGCTGTGCGGCGTCCTCTGCGCGTCGAAGATCGTCGGCGAACGGGTCGAGCACGTGCTGATCGGCATCGGGCTCAACACCCGGATGAGCCGCGATCAGCTTCCGTTGGAGACGGCGACGAGCCTGCTGATCGAGACCGGCGGATGCCCAGGCCACGATGAGCTGCTGGACGGCTTGCTCAGCGCCCTGGAGGAGGCGACCAGCGACGCGCGCTGA
- a CDS encoding hemolysin family protein has product MSTNQWTELAVAVVALLLSAVATWAEISLVAVSRVDVRRLFDNRLSREDAIAIERTQRLRSAVLLIEVLAAAIAVALFTWVFADLLGDRGLLWGLLTSLGILLVVGRLIPRILANEEASSENDLPHKVGRVLALLFAPIVRPAEWIVTLFGGNRRRRYEAEPPADEATETPSAQHPSDWERSEPYPIEEDEQDMISGILHLEEVTARQIMVPRIDIVAAGREMLLSEAVDVAIGAGHSRIPVHGHNMDEILGVIYAKDLLAYVNEPHDGITVEALMRPAYFVPESKRVDDLLHELQQQKIHLAVVVDEYGGTAGVVSIEDILEEIVGEIQDEYDRETPPFEIISDDELIVDGRLTIDDLCDEMELDWDGPETGTVGGFIQRQLGRIPVRGETVETDSIRLTVLNVEHRRVRKVRVERLSEATETGATDDGATTPPADQA; this is encoded by the coding sequence TTGAGTACCAACCAATGGACAGAGCTGGCGGTTGCCGTCGTTGCATTGCTGCTTTCGGCGGTTGCCACCTGGGCTGAGATCAGCCTCGTCGCAGTCAGTCGCGTCGATGTCCGTCGCCTGTTTGACAACCGACTATCCCGCGAGGACGCGATCGCCATCGAGCGGACGCAGCGGCTGCGATCGGCCGTCTTGCTGATCGAGGTGCTGGCCGCTGCCATCGCAGTTGCTCTGTTCACCTGGGTGTTTGCCGACCTGTTGGGCGACCGCGGGCTGCTGTGGGGGCTGCTGACCTCGTTGGGGATTCTGCTCGTCGTTGGCCGGCTGATTCCGCGGATACTGGCGAATGAGGAGGCGAGCAGCGAGAACGACCTGCCGCACAAGGTCGGGCGGGTGCTCGCCCTGCTGTTCGCGCCGATCGTCCGGCCGGCCGAGTGGATCGTGACGCTCTTTGGCGGCAATCGTCGACGCCGCTATGAGGCAGAGCCGCCGGCCGATGAGGCCACGGAAACCCCCAGCGCGCAGCATCCCTCCGACTGGGAGCGATCCGAGCCGTACCCGATCGAAGAGGATGAGCAGGACATGATCTCCGGCATCCTCCACCTTGAGGAGGTGACGGCCCGGCAGATCATGGTGCCACGAATCGACATCGTCGCGGCTGGGCGAGAGATGCTACTCTCCGAGGCAGTCGATGTTGCGATTGGCGCTGGCCACTCACGCATTCCGGTCCATGGGCACAACATGGACGAGATTCTCGGCGTGATCTACGCCAAGGATCTGCTGGCATATGTGAACGAACCGCACGATGGGATCACCGTCGAAGCGCTCATGCGGCCGGCCTACTTCGTGCCGGAGTCGAAGCGGGTGGACGACCTGCTCCACGAGCTCCAGCAGCAGAAGATTCACCTTGCCGTCGTTGTCGACGAATACGGCGGGACAGCCGGCGTTGTCTCGATCGAGGATATCCTCGAGGAGATCGTCGGCGAGATCCAGGACGAGTACGACCGCGAGACGCCCCCGTTCGAGATCATCAGCGACGACGAGCTGATCGTCGATGGCCGGCTGACGATCGACGACCTGTGCGACGAGATGGAGCTCGACTGGGACGGGCCAGAAACTGGCACAGTCGGCGGCTTTATCCAGCGCCAGCTCGGCCGGATCCCGGTGCGCGGGGAGACTGTTGAGACCGACAGTATCCGGCTGACGGTGCTGAACGTCGAGCACCGGCGCGTTCGCAAGGTGCGCGTCGAGCGGCTGAGCGAGGCGACCGAGACCGGCGCTACCGACGACGGCGCGACGACACCCCCTGCCGATCAGGCATGA
- a CDS encoding ribose-phosphate pyrophosphokinase: MDGRLQVFAGNGNRLLAERIMGELESSLGRATVDSWRNGETRVKLEENVRGSDVFVIQSLSNPVNHHLVELLIMIDAIRRASASRVTAVIPYFAYARQEKKTSGREPISAKLVANLLVTAGVNRILTLDLHAPAIEGFFDIPVDHLRATPILASPFRRMDTNGLVAVSPDSGGVVRAQEFRLRAGGGLAIIAKNRPAPDDTEVIEMVGDVDGKTAVLVDDMISTGSTLVQAAEMLMQRGAAAVYAAAVHPVFAGDALNIIHQSPIEKVIVTDSLPTPTGPGSDKVETLTVAPLLAEAIMRIHKDLSISALFG, from the coding sequence ATGGACGGACGGCTGCAGGTCTTCGCTGGGAATGGAAATCGATTGCTGGCCGAGCGGATCATGGGCGAGCTCGAGTCGTCGCTCGGGCGCGCCACCGTCGACAGCTGGCGCAACGGCGAGACTCGGGTCAAGCTGGAGGAGAACGTCCGCGGGTCCGATGTCTTTGTCATCCAGTCGCTCTCGAACCCGGTGAACCATCACCTTGTCGAGCTGCTGATCATGATCGACGCCATCCGCCGCGCATCGGCGTCGCGAGTGACTGCCGTCATCCCGTACTTCGCCTACGCGCGGCAGGAGAAGAAGACGAGCGGCCGCGAGCCGATCAGCGCCAAGCTGGTGGCGAACCTGCTGGTGACGGCCGGCGTCAACCGCATCCTCACGCTGGATCTGCACGCCCCGGCCATCGAGGGCTTTTTCGACATTCCGGTTGACCACCTGCGGGCGACGCCGATCCTGGCCTCGCCATTTCGACGCATGGACACCAACGGGCTGGTTGCGGTCAGTCCGGATTCTGGCGGCGTCGTCCGGGCACAGGAGTTCCGACTGCGGGCCGGCGGCGGGCTGGCGATCATCGCCAAGAACCGCCCCGCGCCGGACGACACCGAGGTGATCGAGATGGTCGGCGACGTTGACGGCAAGACGGCCGTGCTGGTGGACGACATGATCTCGACCGGCAGCACGCTCGTCCAGGCCGCCGAGATGCTGATGCAGCGCGGCGCGGCTGCGGTCTATGCCGCGGCAGTCCATCCGGTCTTCGCCGGAGACGCGCTCAACATCATTCACCAGTCGCCGATCGAGAAGGTCATCGTGACCGACTCGCTGCCGACTCCGACCGGACCCGGCTCCGACAAGGTCGAGACGCTTACTGTCGCGCCCCTGCTCGCCGAAGCCATCATGCGGATCCATAAGGATCTGTCGATCAGCGCGCTGTTCGGCTGA
- the dnaJ gene encoding molecular chaperone DnaJ, translating to MNDAMEQKRDYYEVLEVSRTASAEEIKRAYRRLARKYHPDINKEDDAEERFKEINEANEVLSDPERRASYDRFGHAAFTGAGAGATGDPFGFGGSPFGDLFETFFSGGGSSGRRQRQVPRGGDIKATITLTFEEAVFGVEKEIEVTRYEPCDDCHGTRMRDGATPQTCPVCNGSGEVRRVQNTILGQFMTATACDRCGGEGVIVSDPCPTCRGRGRQSKKRKIVVNVPPGVDEQSTLRLSGQGEQIRDGVPGNLFVTLKVKPHPQLGRSGKQILFDLPVTVAQATLGDEIEIPSVDGPLEFVLPAGTQPDQQFKLRGKGVPDIRGGDRGDQIVAVHVVIPRDLTLEQRHLFEQLDASLGREIEMPKEKGFFSRLKEALG from the coding sequence GTGAACGACGCGATGGAGCAAAAGCGCGACTACTACGAGGTGTTGGAGGTCTCCCGCACCGCGTCAGCCGAAGAGATCAAGCGGGCCTACCGACGGTTGGCGCGCAAGTACCACCCCGATATCAACAAAGAGGATGACGCCGAAGAGCGGTTCAAGGAGATCAACGAGGCCAACGAGGTTCTTAGCGATCCCGAACGCCGAGCCTCGTACGATCGCTTTGGTCACGCTGCGTTCACCGGCGCTGGCGCTGGCGCGACGGGCGACCCATTCGGGTTCGGCGGCTCGCCATTCGGAGACTTGTTCGAGACCTTCTTCAGCGGCGGTGGTTCCAGCGGCCGGCGGCAGCGGCAGGTCCCGCGCGGCGGAGACATCAAGGCAACGATCACGCTCACCTTCGAGGAGGCGGTCTTCGGGGTCGAGAAAGAGATCGAGGTCACTCGATACGAGCCGTGCGACGACTGCCATGGCACCCGCATGCGCGACGGCGCGACGCCGCAGACGTGCCCTGTCTGCAACGGCAGCGGTGAGGTCCGGCGAGTTCAGAACACGATCCTCGGCCAGTTCATGACGGCAACGGCCTGCGATCGCTGCGGGGGCGAGGGAGTCATCGTCTCCGACCCCTGCCCGACCTGTCGCGGGCGTGGCCGGCAGTCGAAGAAGCGCAAGATCGTGGTGAACGTCCCGCCGGGCGTCGACGAGCAATCGACGCTGCGTCTCAGCGGCCAGGGCGAGCAGATTCGCGATGGGGTGCCCGGCAACCTCTTCGTCACGCTGAAGGTCAAGCCGCATCCGCAACTGGGACGAAGCGGCAAGCAGATCCTGTTCGATCTCCCGGTCACTGTCGCGCAGGCGACGCTGGGCGACGAGATCGAGATTCCGTCGGTGGACGGCCCGCTGGAGTTCGTTCTGCCGGCCGGCACCCAGCCGGATCAGCAATTCAAGCTGCGCGGCAAAGGCGTGCCGGACATCCGCGGCGGGGATCGTGGCGACCAGATCGTCGCCGTCCACGTCGTCATCCCACGCGACCTGACCCTGGAACAGCGCCATCTGTTCGAGCAGCTCGACGCCTCGTTGGGGCGTGAGATCGAGATGCCGAAGGAAAAGGGCTTCTTCTCGCGCTTGAAGGAAGCGCTCGGGTAG